A genomic segment from Lutibacter sp. A80 encodes:
- a CDS encoding type I restriction endonuclease subunit R gives MKSKTNEQALEAAIEKALTGTSLEILKENEIALNEPQTAYGGNGFFIGNPKDFNLKYAIDEVHFWEFLQTTQKEELEKVQRAADWKLKILERFNRMIKKYGVLELLRKGLEIGDAHFTLLYPSPLASSGLKVKENFEQNRFSVTRQLRYSLDNPAEEIDMVFFINGIPIITMELKNHWTGQNAKVHGQNQYKFKRDNKQPLLQFARCIVHFTVDTDEVYMTTKLAGKDTFFLPFNKGNNNGKGNPPNPNGHKSDYLWNEVLTKDSIANIIQHFVRLGGTKKEALNTRTLFFPRYHQLDVVRKIVDHATKNGTGQKYLIQHSAGSGKSYSITWAAYQLIETYPAIENIQGSKSLDQPLFDSVIVVTDRRLLDKQIKEDIKQFSQVKNIVAHAHSSKDLKESLEQGKKIIISTIQKFPFIVDGISDMSDKRFAVIIDEAHSSQSGTAHDNMNSAMGQKVEDRDELDAQDKIIDAMQARKMRGNASYLAFTATPKPITLEKFGVSQQDGSFKEFHLYSMKQAIEEGFILDVLSNYTTLKSYYEISKSIEENPLFDTSKAQKKLKAFVEQDERTIATKAEIMLDHFIPKLVNTKKLKGKAKAMVITQSIQSAIRYYLALKRLLDKKGNPFKIAIAFSGDKKVDGIEYSESGLNGFPEKDTRNKFDEDEYRILVVANKYLTGFDQPKLTAMYVDKKLQGVLAVQALSRLNRSAPKLGKKTEDLFVLDFFNNIDDIKKSFDPFYTSTKLSEATDVNVLHEIKDTLDDVGVYEWEEVETFNEKYFNGVDAQELSYFIDVPAERFNQELELEDEEKADFKIKAKQFVKIYGQMASIMPFEIVKWEKLFWFLKFLVPKLIINDPESDKLNELLNSVDLSTYGIERVKLNQVIGLDDSETEVDPQNPNVRGAHGETEEDLLETIIQSFNERWFQGWEATPEDQRVKFISLTKSIQAHPDFKTKVAENKDVQNKDLAFRKILDEVMSKQRKQELDLYRLYVKDDTFKQAFFDTMKRMAQM, from the coding sequence ATGAAAAGTAAAACCAACGAACAAGCATTAGAAGCAGCCATAGAAAAAGCCTTAACAGGAACCAGTTTGGAGATTTTAAAAGAAAATGAAATTGCTTTAAACGAACCACAAACTGCCTATGGAGGAAATGGTTTTTTTATAGGAAATCCTAAAGATTTCAATTTAAAATACGCAATCGATGAGGTTCATTTTTGGGAGTTTTTACAAACAACCCAAAAAGAAGAATTAGAAAAAGTACAACGTGCTGCTGACTGGAAATTAAAAATTTTAGAACGTTTTAACCGTATGATAAAAAAATACGGAGTATTGGAGTTGTTGCGTAAAGGGTTAGAAATTGGTGATGCACATTTTACTTTATTGTATCCAAGTCCGTTAGCTAGTAGTGGGTTAAAAGTAAAAGAAAACTTTGAGCAAAACCGTTTTTCAGTCACACGTCAATTACGTTATTCGTTAGACAATCCTGCAGAAGAAATTGATATGGTTTTTTTTATAAACGGTATCCCAATTATTACAATGGAATTAAAAAACCATTGGACTGGTCAAAATGCAAAGGTTCACGGTCAAAATCAATACAAGTTCAAAAGAGATAACAAACAACCTTTATTACAATTTGCTCGCTGTATCGTTCATTTTACAGTAGATACAGATGAGGTGTATATGACTACCAAACTAGCAGGGAAAGACACGTTTTTCTTACCATTTAATAAAGGAAATAATAATGGAAAAGGAAATCCTCCAAACCCAAATGGTCATAAGTCAGATTATCTTTGGAACGAAGTATTAACAAAAGATAGTATTGCAAACATCATTCAGCATTTTGTGCGTTTAGGAGGTACTAAAAAAGAAGCGTTAAATACAAGAACTTTATTTTTTCCAAGATATCATCAACTAGATGTTGTTCGTAAAATTGTAGACCACGCAACAAAAAATGGTACAGGACAAAAATATTTAATCCAACATTCTGCGGGTTCTGGCAAATCGTATTCTATTACTTGGGCTGCCTATCAATTAATTGAGACATATCCAGCAATTGAAAATATTCAAGGTAGTAAAAGTTTAGACCAACCATTATTTGATTCAGTAATAGTTGTAACAGATAGAAGGTTGTTAGACAAGCAGATAAAAGAAGATATCAAACAGTTTTCTCAAGTAAAAAACATCGTAGCACACGCACATTCTTCCAAAGACTTAAAAGAAAGTTTAGAGCAAGGTAAAAAAATCATCATTTCTACCATTCAAAAATTTCCGTTTATTGTAGATGGCATTTCAGATATGAGCGATAAACGTTTTGCTGTTATTATTGATGAGGCGCACAGTTCACAAAGTGGAACAGCGCACGATAATATGAACAGTGCAATGGGTCAAAAAGTAGAAGATCGAGATGAACTAGATGCACAAGATAAAATTATAGATGCTATGCAAGCTCGTAAAATGAGAGGCAATGCTTCTTATTTGGCTTTTACTGCAACTCCAAAACCTATTACTTTAGAAAAATTTGGAGTATCTCAACAAGATGGTAGTTTTAAAGAATTTCATTTATACTCAATGAAACAAGCCATTGAAGAAGGGTTCATTTTAGATGTGTTAAGTAATTATACCACGCTAAAAAGCTATTATGAAATTTCAAAATCAATAGAAGAAAACCCTTTATTTGATACGTCAAAAGCACAAAAAAAATTAAAAGCCTTTGTAGAGCAAGATGAAAGAACCATTGCTACCAAAGCAGAAATAATGTTAGATCATTTTATTCCAAAGTTAGTAAATACAAAAAAGCTAAAAGGAAAAGCGAAAGCAATGGTAATTACACAAAGTATTCAATCAGCTATCAGGTATTATTTAGCTTTAAAACGTTTGTTAGATAAAAAAGGAAACCCTTTTAAAATAGCAATTGCATTTTCTGGAGATAAAAAAGTAGATGGTATTGAATATAGCGAGTCAGGATTAAACGGTTTCCCTGAAAAAGATACAAGAAATAAATTTGATGAAGATGAATACAGAATTTTAGTAGTTGCAAATAAATATTTGACTGGTTTTGATCAGCCAAAATTGACTGCAATGTATGTAGATAAAAAACTACAAGGTGTATTGGCTGTGCAAGCGCTATCTCGTTTAAATAGATCTGCACCTAAATTAGGTAAGAAAACAGAAGATTTATTCGTGTTGGACTTTTTCAATAATATTGATGACATTAAAAAGTCATTCGACCCTTTTTATACTTCTACCAAACTAAGTGAAGCAACAGATGTAAATGTACTACACGAAATAAAAGACACATTAGATGATGTGGGGGTCTATGAATGGGAAGAAGTTGAAACATTTAATGAAAAATATTTTAATGGTGTTGATGCGCAAGAATTAAGTTATTTTATTGATGTTCCTGCAGAACGTTTCAATCAAGAACTGGAATTAGAAGATGAAGAAAAAGCAGATTTTAAAATTAAAGCAAAACAATTTGTAAAAATTTACGGTCAAATGGCATCTATAATGCCTTTTGAGATTGTAAAATGGGAGAAGCTATTTTGGTTCTTAAAATTTTTAGTTCCAAAATTAATCATCAACGATCCAGAAAGTGATAAATTAAATGAATTATTAAATTCAGTAGATTTATCAACCTATGGTATTGAGCGTGTAAAATTAAATCAAGTTATTGGATTAGATGATTCTGAAACAGAAGTAGATCCTCAAAATCCAAATGTTAGAGGAGCACACGGAGAAACAGAAGAAGATTTATTGGAAACAATCATTCAATCTTTTAATGAACGTTGGTTCCAAGGTTGGGAAGCTACACCAGAAGATCAACGAGTAAAATTTATTAGTCTAACTAAGTCAATTCAAGCACACCCAGATTTTAAAACCAAAGTTGCAGAAAACAAAGATGTTCAAAACAAAGATTTAGCTTTTAGAAAAATATTAGATGAAGTAATGTCTAAACAACGAAAACAAGAACTAGACCTATATCGTTTATATGTGAAAGACGACACCTTTAAACAAGCATTTTTTGATACAATGAAAAGAATGGCGCAGATGTAA
- a CDS encoding thrombospondin type 3 repeat-containing protein: protein MKSYFKALFVLLLIFSCSKDDPIVQYKLTTEASPSNGGFVSPSTGTFDEGDVVTLKATASENFNFKEWTGSISGTNNPITITISSNKTISAVFEKADNDLDGVFNDTDQCPNTPSGEIVDANGCSTSQKDTDGDGVMDNVDTCPNTPSGEIVDANGCSTSQKDTDEDGVMDNVDTCPNTPSGQSVDANGCSTSQKDTDGDDVMDNVDTCPNTPSGQSVDANGCSTSQKDTDGDGVMDNVDTCPNTSSGQSVDANGCSTSQKDTDGDGVMDNVDTCPNTSSGQSVDANGCSTSQKDTDGDGVMDNVDTCPNTSSGEVVDANGCSTSQKDTDGDGVMDNVDTCPNTPSGQSVDANGCSTSQKDTDGDGVMDNVDTCPNTPSGQSVDANGCSTSQKDTDGDGVMDNVDTCPNTPSGQSVDANGCSNSQKDTDGDGVMDNVDTCPNTPSGEAVDASGCSNSQKTYVPDNNFEKALIDLGYDDVLDDYVLTANINTLTSLKIFNKAITNLTGIEDFIALETLNCAQNQLNSLDVSNNTALTYLWGQYNQLNSLNISNNTALTYIAVNNNQLTSLNVSNNTALTYIGVNQNQLTSLDVSNNTALTSLSVGSNQLTSMDVSNNTALTSLSVGGNQLTSIDVSQNTALTYIGVNHNQLTSIDVSQNTALTWLNVQVNQLTSLDVSNNTALEKLYCYNNQLNCIQVNQTQLNAIPTIWSKDATANYSLDCSIISSDDIQGRLNNGETPNQIYQSDNSLLSELYGKIYRGGVIFKFNTSNGTGLLAAPQNQTVGSTYGFYSWGCVSTLIGGTSAAMGTGQDNTNKILNGCSENNIAARICDQLVIGNNDDWYLPSKDELHEMYLRRYTIGGFNTTTPSIYWSSTEYDSTGAWIQAFHQDIQNIANKDNAYVRAISSF, encoded by the coding sequence ATGAAATCATATTTCAAAGCCTTATTCGTGTTATTGTTAATTTTTTCGTGTTCAAAGGATGATCCAATTGTTCAATATAAACTAACTACCGAAGCATCACCTTCCAATGGTGGTTTCGTTTCCCCTTCAACAGGAACTTTTGACGAAGGAGATGTAGTAACTCTTAAAGCAACCGCTTCTGAAAATTTCAATTTTAAAGAATGGACAGGAAGTATCTCTGGAACAAATAACCCAATAACTATAACGATAAGTTCTAACAAAACTATTTCAGCTGTTTTTGAAAAAGCAGATAATGATTTAGACGGTGTATTTAATGATACTGATCAATGCCCTAACACTCCAAGTGGCGAAATAGTTGATGCTAATGGATGTTCTACTTCACAGAAAGATACTGATGGAGATGGTGTAATGGATAATGTTGATACTTGTCCAAATACCCCAAGTGGTGAAATAGTTGATGCTAATGGATGTTCTACTTCACAGAAAGATACTGATGAAGATGGTGTAATGGATAATGTTGATACTTGTCCAAACACTCCAAGTGGTCAAAGTGTAGACGCTAATGGGTGTTCTACTTCACAGAAAGATACTGATGGAGATGATGTAATGGATAATGTTGATACTTGTCCAAACACTCCAAGTGGTCAAAGTGTAGATGCTAATGGATGTTCTACTTCACAGAAAGATACTGATGGAGATGGTGTAATGGATAATGTTGATACTTGTCCAAACACTTCAAGTGGTCAAAGTGTAGATGCTAATGGATGTTCTACTTCACAGAAAGATACTGATGGAGATGGTGTAATGGATAATGTTGATACTTGTCCAAACACTTCAAGTGGTCAAAGTGTAGATGCTAATGGATGTTCTACTTCACAGAAAGATACTGATGGAGATGGTGTAATGGATAATGTTGATACTTGTCCAAACACTTCAAGTGGCGAAGTAGTAGATGCTAATGGATGTTCTACTTCCCAAAAAGATACTGATGGAGATGGTGTAATGGATAATGTTGATACTTGTCCAAACACTCCAAGTGGTCAAAGTGTAGATGCTAATGGATGTTCTACTTCACAGAAAGATACTGATGGAGATGGTGTAATGGATAATGTTGATACTTGTCCAAATACTCCAAGTGGTCAAAGTGTTGATGCTAATGGATGTTCTACTTCACAGAAAGATACTGATGGAGATGGTGTAATGGATAATGTTGATACTTGTCCAAACACTCCAAGTGGTCAAAGTGTAGACGCTAATGGATGTTCAAATTCCCAAAAAGATACTGATGGAGATGGTGTAATGGATAATGTTGATACTTGTCCAAACACTCCAAGTGGTGAAGCAGTTGATGCTAGTGGTTGTTCCAATTCCCAAAAAACATACGTCCCAGATAATAATTTTGAAAAAGCATTAATAGATTTAGGCTATGATGATGTATTGGATGATTATGTGTTAACAGCAAATATTAATACGTTAACTAGTTTAAAGATTTTCAATAAAGCTATTACAAATTTAACTGGAATTGAAGACTTTATAGCTTTAGAAACATTAAATTGTGCCCAAAACCAACTCAACAGTTTAGATGTAAGTAACAATACAGCTTTAACATATTTATGGGGCCAATATAACCAACTCAATAGTTTGAATATAAGTAACAATACAGCTTTAACATATATCGCTGTTAACAATAACCAACTCACCAGTTTGAATGTAAGTAACAATACAGCTTTGACATATATCGGTGTTAACCAAAACCAACTCACCAGTTTGGACGTGAGTAACAATACAGCTTTGACAAGTTTATCCGTTGGTTCAAACCAACTCACAAGTATGGATGTGAGTAATAATACAGCTTTGACAAGTTTATCCGTTGGTGGTAACCAACTTACAAGTATAGATGTGAGTCAAAATACAGCTTTGACATATATCGGTGTTAACCATAACCAACTTACAAGTATAGATGTGAGTCAAAATACAGCTTTAACATGGTTAAATGTTCAGGTAAATCAACTCACCAGTTTGGATGTAAGTAACAATACAGCTTTAGAAAAATTATATTGCTATAATAACCAACTCAATTGTATCCAAGTAAATCAAACACAGTTAAATGCAATACCAACTATTTGGTCCAAAGATGCTACTGCTAATTATTCATTAGATTGTTCAATAATTTCAAGCGATGATATTCAAGGTAGATTGAATAATGGAGAAACACCTAATCAGATTTACCAAAGTGATAATAGCCTACTGTCAGAATTATATGGTAAAATTTACAGAGGTGGAGTAATTTTTAAATTTAACACTTCTAATGGTACAGGATTATTAGCGGCTCCTCAGAACCAAACGGTTGGCTCCACTTATGGCTTTTATTCTTGGGGTTGTGTTTCAACTTTAATTGGTGGAACCTCTGCTGCGATGGGTACTGGTCAAGACAATACTAATAAAATTCTAAACGGGTGCAGTGAAAATAATATAGCGGCAAGAATTTGTGACCAATTAGTTATAGGAAATAATGATGATTGGTACCTTCCAAGCAAAGATGAATTACATGAAATGTACTTAAGGAGGTATACTATAGGTGGATTTAATACTACTACACCAAGTATCTATTGGAGTTCTACGGAATATGATAGTACAGGAGCTTGGATTCAAGCTTTTCATCAAGATATTCAAAATATAGCTAATAAAGATAATGCCTATGTTAGAGCTATTTCCTCATTTTAA
- a CDS encoding DUF805 domain-containing protein, with amino-acid sequence MNWYLKALNRYFDFTGRSRRMEYWMFGLFNFIFGALFLIIDWVLIETVEIISFPPLYIFYSLMIFIPSISVSVRRLHDVGKSGWMLLISLIPIIGSIWLLVLFLTDGDSNSNEYGQNPKNLVREDDFNTKSTTDLKNEKNLNIKESKFDNEDEETSERVSDVRIEEKQEKSMLFNIIISIIGFILVSIIFLFFIRESLTKSRAKKEIAEIIRILEIRKKELGFYPQELKEIIGNNPLRKKIDIDFWGNEYHYKLIDNGVNYILISKGKDEILGTADDIGVNND; translated from the coding sequence ATGAATTGGTATTTAAAAGCTCTTAATCGTTATTTTGATTTCACAGGTAGATCAAGAAGAATGGAATATTGGATGTTTGGACTATTTAATTTTATATTTGGAGCCTTATTCTTAATTATTGATTGGGTTTTAATTGAAACTGTTGAAATTATTAGTTTTCCGCCACTGTATATCTTTTATTCATTAATGATATTTATCCCAAGTATTTCTGTATCAGTTAGAAGGTTACACGATGTTGGCAAAAGTGGATGGATGTTATTAATATCTTTAATTCCAATAATAGGGTCTATCTGGCTTTTGGTTCTATTTTTAACTGATGGAGACTCTAATTCTAATGAATATGGTCAGAATCCAAAAAACCTTGTTCGAGAGGACGATTTTAATACAAAATCTACCACTGATTTAAAAAATGAGAAAAATTTAAATATAAAAGAATCCAAATTTGATAATGAAGATGAAGAAACTTCGGAGAGGGTTAGTGATGTAAGAATTGAAGAGAAGCAAGAAAAATCGATGTTGTTTAATATTATTATCAGTATAATTGGTTTTATTTTAGTTTCTATTATATTTTTATTTTTTATTAGGGAATCTTTGACTAAAAGTAGAGCTAAAAAGGAGATTGCTGAAATCATAAGAATTCTTGAAATAAGAAAAAAAGAATTAGGTTTTTATCCACAAGAATTAAAAGAAATTATTGGAAATAATCCACTGAGAAAGAAAATTGATATTGATTTTTGGGGAAATGAATATCATTATAAATTAATTGATAATGGAGTGAATTATATTTTAATATCAAAAGGAAAAGATGAAATTTTAGGGACTGCTGATGATATAGGTGTAAACAATGATTAA
- a CDS encoding site-specific integrase, with amino-acid sequence MKKNFSIPKIYTAKGDLSKRWYVYFSFRNPETGKLQRMKNIYGKSNLYKTKEDRLSVLTAYRKKLLQLLKAGFNPFEDNTDLYSKRTQKEEVQPIVIESPEAIVEENKMTLREAFDIGLKIKENLVSSRTFKTYGNRIKNLIIWFEKNRPTIKYIDQITKMDLAQFLNEELYRTSARTRNNYRLDLGSIFQSLEDNDIIKANLIKKIPVLKTIPERNKSYTSEEQEKIFDYLEDNDPILLLFIKFISFNLLRPIEVCRLTIGDLDLKNRTVRFKAKNSPLKTKLIPELLLKDLPDLSKLDANLLLFTPDKIGGEWSAEVNNRRDYFSKRFKRVVKNHFNLGIDYGMYSFRHTYITKLFRELVKNSSPTEAEGKLMLITGHASITALRKYLRDIDAELPEDYSDLIK; translated from the coding sequence ATGAAAAAGAATTTTTCTATCCCCAAAATTTATACTGCCAAAGGTGATTTAAGTAAACGTTGGTATGTCTATTTTTCTTTTAGAAATCCTGAAACAGGAAAATTACAACGGATGAAAAATATCTATGGCAAATCAAACCTTTATAAAACCAAAGAGGATCGTCTTTCGGTTTTAACTGCTTACCGAAAAAAATTACTACAACTTTTAAAAGCTGGCTTTAATCCTTTTGAAGATAACACTGATTTATATTCAAAAAGAACCCAGAAGGAAGAAGTTCAACCTATAGTAATTGAATCTCCAGAAGCTATTGTAGAAGAAAACAAAATGACTTTAAGAGAAGCCTTTGATATTGGTTTAAAAATAAAAGAAAATTTAGTTAGTTCTAGAACTTTTAAAACTTACGGAAATCGGATTAAGAATTTAATAATATGGTTTGAAAAAAATCGTCCAACAATAAAATATATCGATCAGATAACAAAAATGGATTTAGCTCAGTTTTTAAATGAAGAACTATATCGAACTAGCGCAAGAACGAGAAACAATTATAGATTAGATTTAGGAAGTATATTTCAATCATTAGAAGATAATGATATTATTAAAGCAAACCTCATCAAAAAAATCCCAGTTTTAAAAACCATTCCAGAGCGAAATAAAAGTTATACATCTGAAGAGCAGGAAAAAATCTTTGACTATTTAGAAGATAATGACCCTATACTCCTACTCTTTATTAAATTTATTTCATTCAATTTATTAAGACCTATTGAAGTTTGTAGGTTAACCATTGGAGATTTAGACTTAAAAAATAGAACAGTACGATTTAAAGCAAAAAATAGCCCCTTAAAAACAAAATTAATACCTGAACTATTATTAAAGGATTTGCCTGATCTTTCAAAGTTGGATGCTAACTTACTATTATTTACACCTGATAAAATTGGAGGTGAATGGTCGGCCGAAGTTAACAATAGAAGAGATTACTTTAGTAAACGATTTAAAAGAGTAGTGAAAAATCACTTTAATTTAGGAATTGATTATGGAATGTACAGTTTTAGACATACTTATATTACAAAATTATTTAGAGAGCTTGTTAAAAATTCTTCACCAACCGAAGCTGAAGGTAAACTAATGTTAATAACAGGGCATGCTTCTATCACTGCATTGCGGAAATATTTAAGAGATATTGATGCGGAGTTACCAGAAGATTATTCAGACTTGATTAAATAG
- a CDS encoding START-like domain-containing protein produces the protein MSTKIKFEIEFPIHASPNMLYQYFGTPSGLSEWFADNVNSRGEIFTFIWDGSEEKAKVLQERPDEKIKFKWLDGEDDKSYFEFRIEVDEITKDVSLIVTDFAEEDEIDESKMFWENQIDELKYTIGA, from the coding sequence ATGTCAACAAAAATAAAATTTGAAATAGAATTCCCAATTCACGCTTCACCTAATATGTTATATCAATATTTTGGGACACCTTCGGGACTTTCAGAATGGTTTGCAGATAACGTAAATTCACGTGGTGAAATATTTACTTTTATATGGGATGGATCAGAAGAAAAAGCTAAAGTATTACAAGAACGACCGGATGAAAAAATAAAATTTAAATGGTTAGATGGAGAAGACGATAAAAGTTATTTTGAATTTAGAATTGAAGTTGATGAAATAACTAAAGATGTTTCTTTAATTGTGACAGATTTTGCCGAAGAAGACGAAATTGATGAGTCTAAAATGTTTTGGGAAAATCAAATAGATGAGTTAAAATATACTATAGGAGCTTAA
- a CDS encoding aminotransferase class IV, with protein sequence MINFNGSILESEITVFGAANRAFKYGDALFETVKVINSKVIFLEDHYFRLMASMRMLRIEIPMNFTMEFFEKEIINTTVANNLDSARVRFTVYRSDGGTYAPVINTCSYLIESSPLNVEVKETYTLDVFKDYFLYSGLLSTIKTTNKITNVLASIFAKENNLDNCVLLNEKKFVVEAINGNIFTVKGTVIKTPPIEEGCVKGIMRKKLIEILSKTSEFTLKEEAISPFELQKADEVFITNAIVGIQPVTNYKKATFKTTVAERLILELKKLI encoded by the coding sequence ATGATAAATTTTAATGGTTCAATTTTAGAATCCGAAATAACAGTATTTGGGGCTGCTAATAGAGCTTTTAAATACGGTGATGCACTTTTTGAAACTGTTAAAGTTATAAATTCTAAAGTGATTTTTTTAGAAGATCATTATTTTAGATTAATGGCTTCTATGCGGATGTTAAGAATTGAAATTCCTATGAATTTTACAATGGAGTTTTTTGAAAAAGAAATTATAAACACTACAGTAGCAAATAATTTAGATTCTGCAAGAGTGCGATTTACAGTATATAGAAGCGATGGAGGAACTTATGCTCCTGTTATTAATACTTGTAGTTATTTAATAGAATCGTCTCCTTTAAACGTAGAAGTAAAAGAAACCTATACATTAGATGTATTTAAAGATTACTTTTTGTATTCGGGTTTACTTTCAACAATTAAAACTACTAATAAAATTACAAATGTTTTGGCAAGTATTTTTGCTAAAGAAAACAATCTAGATAATTGTGTGTTATTAAATGAAAAAAAGTTTGTAGTTGAAGCAATAAATGGAAATATTTTTACGGTAAAAGGCACTGTTATTAAAACTCCACCTATTGAAGAAGGTTGTGTAAAGGGAATAATGAGAAAAAAACTTATTGAAATACTTTCAAAAACAAGTGAATTTACTTTAAAAGAAGAAGCGATTTCTCCATTTGAACTTCAAAAGGCAGATGAGGTTTTTATTACAAATGCTATTGTAGGAATACAACCTGTAACAAATTATAAGAAAGCTACATTTAAAACAACAGTTGCTGAAAGATTAATACTAGAATTAAAAAAATTAATTTAA
- a CDS encoding YqgE/AlgH family protein: protein MVDKNPTKGKLLIAEPSILNDKEFNRSVIYLTEHSQDGCIGFIINRPTEFVLSDLIPEIDCDFTVYSGGPVDQENLYFIHKVPELIPDSIQIDAEFYWGGNFNSLTKLLNEKIIEFSDIRFFLGYSGWSIEQLNEEINESTWIITKNKYPNLLTIKSDEIWRNQLMAFGGEYQIWANAPKNPALN, encoded by the coding sequence ATGGTAGATAAAAATCCTACAAAAGGTAAATTATTAATTGCAGAACCTTCAATTCTTAATGATAAAGAATTTAATAGGTCGGTAATATATTTAACCGAGCATAGCCAAGATGGTTGTATTGGATTTATTATAAATAGACCTACTGAATTTGTTTTAAGCGACTTAATTCCAGAAATTGATTGTGATTTTACAGTTTATAGCGGTGGACCTGTTGATCAAGAAAACTTATATTTTATCCATAAAGTACCCGAATTAATACCTGACAGTATCCAAATTGATGCTGAATTTTATTGGGGAGGAAATTTTAATTCACTCACTAAACTTTTAAATGAAAAAATAATTGAATTTTCTGATATTCGCTTTTTCTTAGGTTATTCTGGTTGGTCTATAGAACAGCTGAACGAAGAAATAAATGAATCTACTTGGATAATAACTAAAAATAAATATCCTAATTTATTAACTATTAAAAGTGATGAAATTTGGAGAAATCAATTAATGGCTTTTGGTGGTGAATATCAAATTTGGGCAAATGCCCCTAAAAACCCTGCGTTAAATTAA
- a CDS encoding HU family DNA-binding protein, with translation MNKSDLIDAMAADAGISKAAAKAALESLTDNVTNALKKGDKVALVGWGTWSISKRAARTGRNPQTGKSIEIAAKNVVKFKAGAGFSDAVN, from the coding sequence ATGAACAAATCAGATTTAATTGATGCAATGGCAGCTGATGCTGGCATCTCAAAAGCAGCAGCAAAAGCAGCATTAGAATCATTAACTGACAATGTAACAAACGCATTAAAAAAAGGTGATAAAGTTGCATTAGTAGGATGGGGAACTTGGTCTATCTCTAAAAGAGCAGCTAGAACTGGAAGAAATCCTCAAACAGGAAAATCTATTGAAATTGCAGCTAAAAATGTTGTAAAATTTAAAGCAGGTGCTGGATTCAGTGATGCTGTAAACTAA
- the fmt gene encoding methionyl-tRNA formyltransferase, with protein MRDIRIVFMGTPEFAVATLDALVKAKFNVVGVITAPDKPAGRGRKLNESAVKKYALEHQLNILQPTNLKDQAFITALQSLNANLQIVVAFRMLPKVVWQMPEFGTFNLHASLLPNYRGAAPINWALINGETKTGVTTFFIDEKIDTGNIILQEEVNIEQNTILGELHDKLMTVGSDLVVKTVQQIKKGTVNTTKQPEIEEKAAPKIFTETCKINWKDSLSNTYNLIRGLNPYPAAWTTLYNNEEKIKVKIFDVTPIEEIHTLKPGLISTTKKEIKVAVPNGFLKIESLQLAGKKKMDSKSLLNGYTFQENSRME; from the coding sequence ATGAGAGATATAAGAATTGTATTTATGGGAACACCTGAATTTGCTGTTGCAACTTTAGATGCCCTTGTAAAAGCTAAATTTAATGTAGTTGGAGTAATTACTGCACCCGACAAACCAGCAGGAAGAGGAAGAAAATTAAATGAATCTGCCGTAAAAAAATATGCATTAGAACATCAATTAAATATTTTACAACCTACAAATTTAAAAGATCAAGCTTTTATAACAGCGTTGCAAAGTTTAAATGCTAATTTACAAATTGTGGTTGCTTTTAGAATGCTACCAAAAGTAGTTTGGCAAATGCCTGAATTTGGTACATTTAATTTACACGCATCATTATTACCTAATTACCGTGGAGCAGCACCTATAAATTGGGCACTAATAAATGGAGAAACTAAAACAGGAGTTACAACTTTTTTTATAGATGAAAAAATTGATACAGGGAATATAATTTTACAAGAAGAAGTTAACATAGAACAAAATACCATTTTAGGTGAATTACACGACAAACTTATGACTGTTGGTAGTGATTTGGTTGTTAAAACTGTTCAACAAATAAAAAAAGGAACTGTTAACACAACAAAACAACCAGAGATTGAAGAAAAAGCTGCTCCAAAAATATTTACAGAAACTTGTAAAATAAATTGGAAAGACTCTTTATCCAATACCTACAACTTAATTAGAGGTTTAAACCCATATCCAGCAGCTTGGACTACCCTATATAATAATGAAGAAAAAATAAAAGTCAAAATTTTTGATGTAACACCAATCGAAGAAATACACACTTTAAAACCAGGTTTAATTAGTACAACCAAAAAAGAAATAAAAGTTGCAGTACCTAATGGTTTTTTAAAAATTGAAAGTTTACAATTAGCAGGGAAAAAAAAGATGGACAGTAAAAGTTTGTTAAACGGATACACTTTTCAAGAAAATTCAAGAATGGAATAA